In Toxoplasma gondii ME49 chromosome X, whole genome shotgun sequence, a single genomic region encodes these proteins:
- a CDS encoding hypothetical protein (encoded by transcript TGME49_237270) — translation MRHVLEISTLSRFERSRVLVVLTFLRSLHHSRISPSHWERCARLKSRRKILMALKLLGPYMATHKTKRTIDLREPTRSGCWGTSPGVGMFLHRAGRPKFFVAAGHRQASGEVLKAARHVCLSRSRSTDILTAHPCHLEGKSASSTLSLLQDERVCSPPSRNARKGNSIRVQLQRRELVPLDLDAMWGLSDLMLLN, via the coding sequence ATGAGGCACGTTCTCGAAATCTCTACTCTCAGCCGCTTCGAAAGATCTCGTGTACTTGTTGTTTTGACCTTTCTAAGGTCGCTGCACCATTCCAGAATAAGTCCGTCTCACTGGGAGCGCTGCGCTCGTTTGAAGTCCAGACGAAAAATTTTAATGGCTCTGAAGTTGTTAGGTCCCTACATGGCCACTCATAAAACAAAGCGAACAATAGATCTACGGGAGCCAACGCGATCCGGTTGTTGGGGAACATCTCCCGGCGTTGGAATGTTTCTGCACCGGGCAGGTAGACCCAAGTTCTTTGTGGCTGCTGGACACCGCCAAGCCAGTGGGGAAGTGCTTAAGGCAGCGAGACATGTCTGTCTTTCTAGAAGTAGATCCACTGATATACTTACTGCGCATCCTTGTCACCTCGAGGGCAAATCCGCGTCTTCCACCTTATCCCTACTCCAAGATGAGAGAGTCTGTTCACCGCCAAGCAGAAATGCTAGAAAGGGGAATTCGATACGGGTGCAGCTTCAACGAAGAGAGCTCGTTCCACTAGATTTAGACGCTATGTGGGGGTTATCAGACCTAATGCTACTCAACTGA
- a CDS encoding Coiled-coil domain containing 124 family protein (encoded by transcript TGME49_237260) — protein sequence MAPSTNQRAVEARERKAAAAAEAARIKLEEAERKSWEDNDKALARKAERKATAQQKAEERLQHKAELRRLAAEEDAAAARNTQKKASPPKLTRAQIQQRALLAAAQKKKAAEAETKGVPVDGDIQPNINHILRQQTLEAREAGIEFATATSIDEALAAMSLSEGADRHPERRVKAAYKAYEEIWLPRLKAENPSLKRSQLIEMLSKQWRKAPENPMNQAALAAASSPTAIP from the exons ATGGCGCCTTCCACGAATCAACGCGCCGTCGAGGCGCGAGAACGCAAAGCTGCTGCAGCCGCTGAGGCTGCTCGGATAAAACTggaagaggcggagagaaagagctgGGAAGACAACGACAAAGCGCTCGCGCGAAAGGCTGAGCGAAAG GCGACAGCACAGCAGAAGGCTGAGGAACGTTTGCAGCACAAGGCCGAGCTGAGGCGGTTGGCGGCAGAGGAGGACGCCGCAGCTgcgagaaacacacagaagaag GCCTCTCCTCCGAAGTTGACTCGTGCCCAGATTCAGCAGCGCGCGCTGCTCGCAGccgcgcagaagaagaaggccgcaGAG GCGGAGACCAAAGGCGTTCCGGTGGACGGGGACATTCAACCCAACATCAATCACATCCTTCGCCAGCAAACGCTCGAGGCTCGCGAGGCCGGAATCGAGTTCGCGACAG CGACATCGATCGACGAGGCGCTGGCTGCGATGTCGCTGAGTGAGGGGGCGGACCGGCATCCGGAGAGGAGAGTGAAGGCG GCGTACAAGGCCTACGAGGAAATTTGGTTGCCACGTCTCAAGGCAGAGAATCCTTCTCTGAAGAGATCTCAGCTCATTGAGATGCTGTCCAAACAG TGGAGAAAGGCTCCTGAGAATCCGATGAACCAAGCTGCGTTGGCAGCTGCCTCGTCGCCGACTGCGATTCCTTGA